The following proteins come from a genomic window of Macaca thibetana thibetana isolate TM-01 chromosome 15, ASM2454274v1, whole genome shotgun sequence:
- the LOC126937789 gene encoding deoxynucleotidyltransferase terminal-interacting protein 2-like, which translates to MKAPEMTNELKNDLKALKMRASMDPKRFYKKNDRDGFPKYFQIGTIVDNPADFYHSRIPKKQRKRTITEELLDDSEFRRYNRRKYSEIMAEKAANAAGKKFRKKKKFCN; encoded by the coding sequence ATGAAAGCTCCAGAAATGacaaatgaactgaaaaatgATCTCAAAGCACTGAAGATGAGAGCCAGCATGGACCCGAAAAGGTTTTACAAGAAAAATGATAGAGATGGCTTCCCCAAGTACTTCCAAATTGGAACCATTGTTGACAATCCAGCTGATTTCTACCATTCACGAAttcccaagaagcagaggaaaagaaCTATTACGGAAGAACTGCTGGATGATTCTGAGTTCAGAAGATACAACCGCAGGAAGTACTCAGAGATCATGGCTGAAAAAGCAGCAAATGCAGCAGGAAAAAAGTTccgaaagaagaagaaattttgcaattaa